cccaggtattatatatttatttatctatttatttttgatgatttgtgaggagactcggcgagttggagcctagactcgccgagtatgatcgcagatttggacgcgggttcgcacccggactcgacgagtccaaggaatggactcggcgagtccgcgctgtttaatgaaaccctaatttctcgggtttggagcctatttaaagggccttatggccgtcatttgtgctcaccagtcccttgagagaaaccctagtgagcttgagcatttggagtaagtcaaggagccattattgaccttggaggtgttatctagcaagggaaaggaagcaatagccaagggtGAAGCAAGaagagccacttcctgaagatttgaggtccagaacatcacgtatgaggtactattttcgagccattctctgttatgttgatgttcatgttgatttagggcttattgagaccttttgtgactagatctagtgcttccttggtcccttaagcgagttaggttctagatctggacccttggaggtccagagtgtccctttgtccaagctttttatgaatccatgggggttttggattggggtctttgtgcttgaggtcaaaacaccatttatgaggcatggggtgtgttatgagcaccaagacatgaactttacgtgatgaatgtgcttgggagggccagatctatgagttgttggagcggatctgacctcagaagtgagattgacttggtgcatggcatggactcgccgagtccgaagaacagactcggcgagtagcatggagtttgtccttgaccactcagcgagtggtcttgccgagttaagggtcgactcagtgagtcagggagagttagagagggttgacagatggactgagtcgagctgggactcgccgagttgttcttgagactcggcgagttgagtcgtggtggccccgcgattcatgtcaggtggaactcgtcgcgtcaggggagtactcgacgtgtcaaaagagaatcctagagagttggtgaatacatatagactcgccgagtcgccctagtgcactcgccgagtccggtcaaagttgaccgttgaccgttgaccagagttgacttgataggagtagtcaaccttagtggtaaaagccttaattagagatgtatgatgttataggaggattatagctcggaggatcgagcacgagtgatttccaagATTTGCGGGTTAtggagatatacgaggtgagtcttctcactatactttaccttgagtaggtaatcagagttatgagtcagagtatgtgtatgttatgtgtatgctatgtgttgtactgcatgatgtctatgtgatttatgctgtgcatgtttatagagatgGAACcgtaaggttcccagagttagaacctgagggttcacagagtttgggtgtacggacccatagagttatagcctcgagtggctaatatgtgtttatgtggtattttggggaactcactaagctttgtgcttacagtgttagtgttgtttgtttcaggtactagtgatgaccgtgggaagacgccggcttgatctgtacacacgcaagggatttttatgtgatatgatcttgggattttgtatgatgtgaattgaagatttaaacttgatgttttatgaaaattaaatggaaaaatgtttttatattttgtgaaaaagttattttgaaattcacggtgttacactaaatgtttttttttcacatttttaCATATAAATATGATCTTTGTAATGTCGCATATGCCCACATTCAAGGTTTTATGACACCGTATCGTAATGTGAGGTATTGGCTTGGAGATTTCCGTCAAATACGTGCATTAACCAATAAAGAAAATTCTAACCATGCACATGCACAACTTCGAAACGTCATTGAACGTGCTTTAGTGTCTTGAAAGAACGATTCCCTATATTAAAGACGATGGCACTGATCTCGTTGTTTACACAAAGAAAAATTACCCTTGCATCATTCACGTTTCATAATTTTATAATAGAGGGACTGAGTGATGAGTATTTTGCACTATATAATGAACCAAATGTCTCGGTTGGAAATAACAATATGCTCGTTGATGATGATGAAAATGAGATTCTAACACATGGTACTGCATCGGACCCTGAATATATAACCCAGTTACGAGATGAAATTGTCGAGAAGTTGATGCAAAATATGGAATGAGAATTACTAAAGTTTGGTTGTATGAATTTTATTTCAAATTGTTTTTATTGTAAGACTAATTTGGTTGTATGaattttatttcaatgttttaaaactAGACTTATTAAATTTTAAGTGTAGAAAATctattttatgtttataaaatcaatttattattattttttttaacatctgcagccACTTGCAGCTGTTAAAAAAAAGCACGCTTCTAACTACAGTCTGTGGGTGTTTGatccacctcttctgctgcatAGGGTTGCATAGGTAGTTCGTAGACATCAAGAATTTTCTCTTCGAAAAACAAACACCTTAATCTCAAGGCATTTTCGGACTCAGATTCGGGAGGGGTCTCGAATGGACGACACTCAAGTACTGCTTATATACTTTATCTTGGCTAAAACATTATCTCTTGGAAATCTACAAGACAAAAATTCGTCTCAAGGTTATTCATTGTCACTGAAGCTGAGTATAAAGCATTAGCCAATACAACATCCGAGGTCTTGTGGAAAATCTTCTCAAAGATCTTGGTATCACTCAAACCTCTCTGCCCACCCTTTTTTGTTACAATACAGGTGCCACACACATACCTATGTGCTAACCTAATGTATCACTTTCGGATGAAACATGTTGCAATGGACTACCACTTTGTCAAGGAAAAAGTCGCAAACGGCTATCTCAAAGTACTCCACATTAGCTCTTATAATCAGTTAGATGCCTTGACAAAGCCTCTTCGTCGAGCACCATTTTCTCAGACTTCACTCCAAGATTGGAGTATCCGGCGGATCCTCCATCTTGCGGGGGCATATTAAGGACCAAAGATACGCATTGTAATTATATTGATATTTATCCCTTATTTCTCCTTGATTGATTCCTTCTTATTGGCTATATAAAGTCAATCcttgtaattgttttgtgaaaaatatatacatatgcattcaATCTCTTTTCATCTATAGTTTTGACATCGTTATAAACActtttagaatttaaattttattaaacatATAGAATTCTCCATTCTCATTTATGTGttagttttattttcaaagtatattgctatttccTAACTCCACTTGTGGTTTTGTTCAATTCTTCCTATCATATTTACCGGCAAGTCACATAACCACCGTCACCGGGCTATATAAGTGGCAACACTAATCAATAAACATATGTCTCCATCTAAACACATTAAAAAATGAATAAATGTAAGAAATGTAAATATATAGGATAAATGTCATGAATGGAATTGAACCATACAATTTTGTCAAAAATAGCTTCAAGTAGCTACatgaatttcaaatttaaatctaCACACCTAGAATACCAAAATTAATGCTCTTATGACAAGAAACCATGAATTTCTTATGAAGCATTCTATGACACAAAGCTTTCTTAGTAGAAGTTAAGGGTGGGTCTGTATTTCCTGAGCAAGTTCCCTTGTTAAATTATCTGCACGATCATCTTGTCCACCTGCAAATGTATACACCCGAAATGCAAACTGAAAAGCCCTCCAAAGGATTTTCCCTGAACTTTTCACCCCACTTTTGTCATGTTCATTTGCTTTTGGCTCTCTTGCTTCCTGTAGTTCAAATAAAATTCATATTCTTTAAACAACCCTGAGTTGACCCACACTGTCAGAGCATTATGTGAGATGTAAATTAGGTATACAGCCAGGCCACCAGTGCCATTCAGAGCCCAACCCACATTGGAATTAAAACTCCCACACTGTGGTTGCTGATACTCGACAAAATCCCCATacattttttacaaaattcccttTTAAGGTTGTAAGTTGAGTGGTAGAAACAAGAAAGTACCTTTAATGTCAACTCCATGCAATTTGAAGAAACCTCCACCATCAATTCTTTAATTCTTACAAGGATCCCAAAGTCAAAATGGAtgttttgacttttaaatttcttGAGCTCGTCATCTTTTGTTCGTTCTAAAGTATCCAAATCTCCTTTAATCTGCATATGAAAGTTCTAATTTTTAGAAATGGAAGGGAAGAACTTTCTGGTAGTACATTTAAACACCGattttataagactagaaatttACTTTATTTACCTTGTTAAAGTAAGCTTCGACTTTATCAATGAGTTGGTTTGCAGGAGACTCTATCTTCCAATTATGCAAAGTAGTAGCTATTGTATCTAACTTGGCATATAGGGCTGCAGCCATTCTTAATCCTTCTAACTTTTTACTTGGAAAATCTTCAAACCTTGCAAGAACCTATAATGGGTATTAGCGATATgattataataaatattaatgataacaaaaatgaaaatttgaatATAGATGAAATGTAATCTTTTAGACCTGGGTTTCATCAGTAAGTTTCTCCATATGTGATTCAACATATATGTGGAACTTGATAAGCTCAGCCATGTTTGTTGTTTGGAACGAACTTAGAGATGTTTTCACTTCTTTGATTGAATTTGCATAGTTTTTGACATCTTCTTCAATTTGAATGAAGTAAGATGATCTGAAAGCACAGAAAGAGACATAAGGAAGGGAAGTTTATGATATTTTTAGAataccttttttttcttttattaaaaccTTTTTGTCATTTCTGCTAGTGCATCAGCCATTCCTTGCTTTCCACTTCCACCAGAAGAACCAGCTCCAACTTTGCTGCTACTTCTCTTTAAGGATTTACCATTCAAACTAGACCCTTCAACTTTTCCTTTGAGAAGGCGATAGAGGCTTCCCATCTGAGAGGATCTTTTTAATTTTGTAGTTGCTTTAGCTCGTAGAGATTGGGTGCCACcaataggaggaggtggtggtggagcaCCGCCTTTTCCTTGTTgcattggtggtggtggtggtggtgggatgGTTCTTGGTGTCatgggaggtggtggtggtggtggtggacctTGTTTTCCAAGGGATAGTCTCGTCATGGTTGCATCTCGTGAAGccataggtggtggtggtggtggtggcggagggagTTGCTGTGGTGTCACTGTATGAACTGTGCTTGAgggaggtggaggtggaggagggGGAGGAGGTGCTTGAGGAAGTGGATTTGGTGTCTGTATACGACTTGTACTCATAGGGGGTGATGGTGGTGAAGGTGACAGTAGTGGTGGCGTTGGTGGATTGGCAACCAACACCACATAATCTTTAGTTAATTCAGGGTTCCTCTTGGATTCTTCTATCTGATTGAAGGTGTTAGCTACTTGTTGAGCTACATGAGGGTACATGTGAATAGATAACCGCTTTACATCAATGGGACTTAGTTTCTTTATGGCATTAACACGTAGAGGCAACAGAAAAGGTGTAGAAAAAGTAACAATCGAGCAATCTTCAGAAGATTCAATAGCGGGATAATCTGGGAGAACTGAAGTTGGGGTTGTTGGTGAAGATGGAAATTTCATCTTATCTAAATGAGACTCCATAAAAGATTTTGAATTTAAACCAGCAGATAAATCTTCATAATCTTTCATATCTCCATCATCACCCATATCAAATCAAAAACTAACTCTCCGGAGACATTGGCATTTCAGCAAACACATACTGTGTTTCAATTGGAACTTGAATCAACGACCTGATGAACTTGGGTTCAATTTTAGATCAAACCCACGGAATTGGAGTTCCTAGTTCCCCAAAATCTTATTCCGGGTGATCGTTTTTCATTATATACTCTCTGATGAGtataaaaaatgcaaaaattaaaaaatcgaaCTAAAGCAGATGACTGATTCAATGAAAAAAAATAACTAACCGCGTCAATTTAGCCAGTTCATCATCTTTGAATTCTATCAACTGGAGTAAAGTTATCTCCAATTCCAGAGAGCTTTTGTGGAAACAGAAGATGATCAAAGCATGCGTCGTCTACCATAGCCATAGACTTTGAATGATTCTTATACCAAATCCAACGAGACAACCATAACTTCAAATTCAATTGGTCAAACCATAGGGTTTGAAAATCGGATAAAGTTTTTTGCAAACATAGATGcaataaaaaaatcatatttgctAAGAACGTCCAGAACTTggattattatatgaataatcgAAGGGACTAAAGTGTGATCGTGGAACCCAGTATGTTGGACCCTCATTCTCATTGTTGAATCATGAATGTAGAAATTAGAgggaatttttgtttttttttatatatttctgGGTAAGTAAATTATGAGCCGGAAGTAGTCGCGTTTTAAGCGTAACTTTCGCGCAGGTGTAGGCTTAACGGCTACGTAATCGCTCATGCTTTATCAAACACTCGGTCTCGCTTTTTTATTACCACCCAAGCGCTGCTGTCCAAATTTCCTTGTTTTTTTAGGTGATGATTTGTCCATGATTTAAGTTTTATATTGTAGTGTAGAATCCATGTATTGTATTATatgggttaattaaaaaaataaatataaaagtttaaatattaaaaactttagatttttaagaaaataaaaaaataatgaattattaaaattgattttttttatcttttaaatttaaataaataaacaaaataaattaatatgttttaatttgagaattttgaaataagaatgtaagttaattaatgaaattgatattcatttattactacatttattgtaattattacattaaagtattatgtgtaatttattaaatagaaaaaaccctgtagaaaagaaattaattcataatgatcacaaaatgatatttgacaaattgaatgagagtgtgacatgtggcaaaaaaaaccttcatttattagagtagatacaccttttaaaatatagcttatttttctatatatattaaaagagaaacatgATAAAATCACATTCAACAATGGCTATTCATTGTGTTTTCTTGATTAATTTTAATCATTAGATCATTTGATGATgtcatcataaaataaaataaaattaatattaacTAAATTATGTTGACTACGTTTGGAAAGTTAAAAACTTATTAATGGTGACTGAAATTTTTAATTGGAATGTATTGAATTGAAATAAATGTCAACATAATTGTCAAAACATAAATATGGTTCGTTCCTTTTTAAAATCAAGTAATTTGTATATACCTTCATAATTATAGAATTTGAAATCAAAGAATTCAAAAAAATATGATATGAATCACAGTATTAATTTCTTCATATACTTTCCAAAATCATTATTCAAAATTATCTATAAGTATAATCTCATTCAATTGTTATCACAATTTCGTGAAATCTGGACTTTGCAGCATCATGTTCGAATACCAGCTTCATACGGTTAGCAATTTTTGTTTTTGATGTACTGGTTAATTTCTTACATCCGATTATAGTTTATGTATTTAGTATATGTATCAATGGCTTATTAGTGGGTTTTTGATAAACATGTTTTCTATtctctatctttctctctctctctctctctctttctctttctctttctctttctctctctctctctctctctctatgtgtgtgtgtacaTGTGTGTAtgaacgtgtgtgtgtgtgtgtgtttggaatAGATTCTATGTTTGGATTGGATGAAGTAAAATTCAGTTTAATTAGTtctgttttaattggatttgattatGTTTTTGGATTGGATGAAAACTtaataaagaaaagtaaaaatGATGTACATTCCTGAAGGGTTTAGTgtctatatatattaaaagagaaacttgATAACATCACCTTCAACCATCAGGGTCAATCATTGTGTTTCCTTGATTAATTTCAACCATTGGATCATTTTGATGATGtcatcataaaataaaattaactaaaTTAAGGCTACGTTTGGAAAGTTGAAAACTTATTAATGTTGTC
The genomic region above belongs to Lactuca sativa cultivar Salinas chromosome 4, Lsat_Salinas_v11, whole genome shotgun sequence and contains:
- the LOC111911884 gene encoding uncharacterized protein At4g04980; translation: MGDDGDMKDYEDLSAGLNSKSFMESHLDKMKFPSSPTTPTSVLPDYPAIESSEDCSIVTFSTPFLLPLRVNAIKKLSPIDVKRLSIHMYPHVAQQVANTFNQIEESKRNPELTKDYVVLVANPPTPPLLSPSPPSPPMSTSRIQTPNPLPQAPPPPPPPPPPSSTVHTVTPQQLPPPPPPPPPMASRDATMTRLSLGKQGPPPPPPPPMTPRTIPPPPPPPMQQGKGGAPPPPPPIGGTQSLRAKATTKLKRSSQMGSLYRLLKGKVEGSSLNGKSLKRSSSKVGAGSSGGSGKQGMADALAEMTKRSSYFIQIEEDVKNYANSIKEVKTSLSSFQTTNMAELIKFHIYVESHMEKLTDETQVLARFEDFPSKKLEGLRMAAALYAKLDTIATTLHNWKIESPANQLIDKVEAYFNKIKGDLDTLERTKDDELKKFKSQNIHFDFGILVRIKELMVEVSSNCMELTLKEAREPKANEHDKSGVKSSGKILWRAFQFAFRVYTFAGGQDDRADNLTRELAQEIQTHP